The nucleotide window CCAGGCCCCAGGCCGCGCCGATGCGGTGGCCCAGGCGGGAGGCCACCGCCCCCGCCAGGGCGAAGGAGAGCCCGGGCAGGGCCGTCAGCAGCGCGGCGGCGGGGGTGCTCATGCCCAGCGCCTGACGGATCTCGGCCAGGACGGGGCCCACCGAGGTAGCCGCCGGGCGCAGCATGAATGAGGACAGGACGATCCCCGCTGCCAGGCACCACAGCCCCAGGCGTGGGCGGAGCGGGCTGCCGACGGCGTTCACGGGCTCCGGGCTCAGCGGGCCGCGGCGCCGCCCGTGGCCAGGGCGCGGTTGATGCGCCCCGGCCAGGCCGGCCCGTTGTAGATGAAGGCCGAGTAGGCCTGGAGCAGGTCGGCTCCGGCGTCGAGCATGAGCTCGGCATCCATGATCGAGGAGATGCCCCCCACCCCGATGATCGTGGGCCCCTCCCCCAGGCGCTGGCGCAGGCGGCGCACGACCTCCAGGGCCCGGGGCAGCAGCGGGGCCCCGGACAGGCCGCCCTCCCCCAGGTCGTGGTCGATGGTGGTGTTGGTGGCCACCACCCCGTCCAGGCCCATGTCAAGCACGAGCCCGGCCACGGCGTCGATGTCCTCGTCGGCCAGGTCGGGGGCGATCTTGACCAGCAGGGGCACGCGGCGCCCGGCCGCGGCATCCGCCGCCTGGCGCACGGCGGCCAGGATCGGGCGCAGGGACTCCACGCTCTGCAGGCTGCGCAGGCCGGGGGTGTTGGGGCTGGAGACGTTGACCACGAGGTAGTCCACCCAGCGCGCCACCCGGGAGGCGCTGTAGCGGTAGTCCTCCACGGCGTCGGCCAGGGCGGTGGTCTTGGTCTTGCCGATATTGGCGCCCACGACGATGGAGCGGCCCCGCACCGTCGAGCGCAACTCGCGCAGGCGCCGGGCGGCCTCATCGGCCCCGGAGTTGTTGAAGCCCATGCGGTTGCGGATGGCGCGGGTGGCCGGGTAGCGCCACAGGCGGGGGCGCTCATTGCCCTCCTGGGCGCGGGCGGTGAAGGTGCCGACCTCGATGAAGCCGAAGCCGAGCATGTCCAGGCCCTCGACGGCCTCGCCCTCCTTGTCCATGCCCGCGGCCAGGCCCAGGATACCGGGGACCGGGCGTGACAGGGGGCCGCCCTGGCCGGCGCTGGGCACGGCGAAGGCGGGGCGGCGGCCCCACATCTGGCGCACGACGTCGCGCACGATCGGGATCCTGCTGGTGGCCCTGATGGCCCCCAGGCACATGTCGTGGGTGAGCTCGGGGTCGATGCGGGTCAGGACGGTCTTGTACAGCAGGTCGTAGAGCACCGCTCCAGGGTACCCAGGTCATCGGTGCTCACAGGCAGGCGGGTTAGGCTGGAGTCCGATCGTTTCGTCCCGATGAGGTGCACATGTCCTTCAACCGCGATATCCAACTCGACCCCAACCGCGTCTCCACGCGCTCCGGCGGTGGGCGGGGGGTGGTGGTCGGCGGTGGCTCGATCCTGACCGTCATCGCCGTGGTCCTCATCTCCCAGCTCACCGGCGTGGACCTCTCCGGACTGGTGGGGGCCCAGCAGGCCCCGGCGGGCCAGGCCACCTCCTCGACCATCGACACCTCCATGTGCACTGATGGCCAGGCGGCCAATGACTACACCCAGTGCCGCATGATTGCCACCGCCGAGTCCCTGGACGCGGTATGGGAGGGCCAGCTGCCCGCCCAGGGCGGGCCGGGCTACCGGCGCCCCGACTTCGTGCTGTGGGACGGCTCCCAGGTCAGCTCGGCCTGCGGGACGGCCTCGAGCTCGGTGGGCCCCTTCTACTGCTCGGGGGATGAGAGCGTCTACCTGGACATGACCTTCTTCTCCGACATGGAGCGCACCCTGGGCGCCAAGGACACGCCCCTGGGCCAGGAGTACATCGTGGCCCACGAGTTCGGCCACCACATCCAGCACCTCACCGGCACCATGGCGGCGGCGGACCGCTCGGGCACGGGCGCGAACTCCGACTCGGTGCGCCTGGAGCTCCAGGCCGACTGCTATGCGGGCATGTGGGTCCACTACGCCTCGACCACCCCCGACCCCGAGACCGGCCAGCCCTTCCTGGCCCGCCCCACCACCGAGGAGATCACCGGGGCGATCAATGCCGCCGAGGCCGTGGGCGACGACCACATCCAGGAGCGGCATGCGGGTCGGGTCAACGCCGACTCCTGGACGCACGGCTCCTCCGAGCAGCGGGTGCGCTGGTTCACCACCGGCATGGAGCAGGGATCGCTCCAAGCCTGCGACACCTTCAGCGTTCCCGCCGGCCAGCTCTGAGCGGCCCGCCCTGGCCGGCCCTCCTGGAGGCGCGGGCGCGTGCCACACTGGGCGCGTGCGTGTTGCGGAGATCGCCGAGCTGACCGGGACGACGGTGCGCACCGTGCGGTACTACCACTCCCTGGGACTGCTGCCGGTGCCGCCTCAGCGCGGAGGCTGGCGGGACTACGGGCTGGGCCACGTCGCCCGCCTCTCGCGCATCCGCTGGCTCGTCCAGGCCGGGGTGCCGCTGGAGTCCATCGGCCGCATCCTCAACGGCGATGCGCCGGCTGGGGGCACGGACCGGGCAGGCGGTGGCCCCCACGGTGAGCGCGCCAGCAGTGGGGGCGGCGGGAATGGCGCCCGGGGCACTGATGACCGCACCAATGCCGGCGCTGGCGGCCGCACCGATGACCATGACAGCGACGCCGCGGGGCGGGTGGCCGCCGACCTGGCGGGGGCCCTGGAGGCCGTCGAGCGGAGCCTGGCCGAGGCCACCCGTCAGCGCGAGATGCTCATCTGCCTGCTGGAGCGCGCCCGCGAGGGCCTGACGGTCTCACCCATGACGCCGCGCATGGCGGCCTTCTTCGACCGGCTGGAGGCCGCCGCCCCCGATGAGCGCACCCGGGCCGCGGTGCGCCGCGAGCGCGACGTCGTCGAGCTGGCCTGCTACCGAGGGCAGATGCCGCCCGAGGCCGAGGCCCTGTTCCTCGCCCCGCAGCCCCAGGAGGAGGCGGGCATCCTGGAGGCCTACGGGCAGGATGCCTCGGCGATGTCCGATGAGCAGATCGAGGAGCGCGTGCGCGCGAACATCAGGCGCCTGGAGTCGATGCTGGGGCCGCTGCGGGCCCGGGCCCTCGCCCGCAGCGTGGACAGGGAGGCGGTGCGGGCCTTCTTCCGCCTGGCGTCGCGGGTCGAGCCCTTCGATGCGCGCATGGGCGCGGCGATGGAGCGAGGCCTCCTGGCGGCTATTGACCGCTGGAGCGCAGAGGCCTAGAGGCACGTACTAGCGGCACTCAGGGGCGCCTCGGGGCACTACCCTGGGCGCCCTGGGCCGCCCGTTCGCGGGTGTCCCTGTTCGGGAGGGGTCGCGCGGTCGGTGGGAGCGGACCGGGGCGGGGACTTCGGGGGCCCGCCAGTTCCGATCCCCCGGGGCTCACGATGGACGTCGCTTGGCGGAAAGAGCGTCGCTTGGCGACATGGACGCCCCCTACAGGTGTCGCCTCCGTCGCCAAGTGACGCCTCGGTCGCCAAGTGACGCCCATTCTGCCCGCCCACCGCCAACCCTGGCCTGCCGCCCAGGATGGTCCCGCCTCGTGGGGAAGGACCCGCGCAGGGGGTCCGTGCCGCGTCGTCGGGCTTGCGTGTGACGCGGCGTCGCACCTGACAGTGGAGGCATGACGATCTCAGCCCTCACCTCCACCTCCTCCTCGCGCCCCTCCCCCGCTATTGACGTCTGCGGCCTGGTCAAGGCCTTCGGGCCGCTGCGTGCCCTCGATGGGCTCGACCTGAGCGTGCCGGCAGGCCAAGTCCACGGGTTCCTGGGCCCCAATGGGGCGGGCAAGTCCACCACGATCCGGGTGCTGCTGGGCATGTACCGCCGTGACGCCGGGGCTGTGCGGGTCCTGGGCATGGATCCGCGCCATGATGCCGGGGCGATCACCCGGGCCACGGCCTATGTGCCCGGGGATGTGGCCCTGTGGCCGGGGCTGACCGGGGCCCAGACGCTCGATGCGCTGGCCGGGCTGCGCGGCGGGCGGGACCGGCGGCGCGAGGAGGAGCTGGTGGAGGCCTTCAGCCTGGATCCCTCCAAGCCGGTGCGCTCCTACTCCAAGGGCAACCGGCAGAAGGTGATGCTGGTGGCCGCCCTGGCCGCGCCCTGCGAGCTGCTCATCCTCGATGAGCCCACCAGTGGCCTGGATCCGCTGCAGTCGGAGGTGTTCATGCGCTGTGTGCGCCAGGTGGCCGATAAGGGCCGCACGGTGCTCCTGTCCAGCCACATCATGGCCGAGGTGGACCGCCTCTGCGATGCGGTGACGATCATCAAGGATGGCCGGGCCGTGGAGTGCGGGCCGCTGGCGCAGCTGCGCCACCTGCGCGCCTCACGCCTGGCCTGCCTGCTGCCACCGGGCACGGTCCTGGCATGGGAGCGCGCCGTCGGCCGGGGGCGCCCGGAGCCGCCCCGCCCGGGGTGCCCGGAAAGGGCGGGGCACCGTCGCGACGGCGCGATGGTGGGCGGGTGGCGCGGCCGGCTCGCGCGCCGGCTCCAGCGGCGGCCCGGGGGCGGGGAGCCCGCCGGGGCGTTGCCCAGGGCCGCATCTCAGCCGGCGGGCACAGCAGGGTGTGCAGGCGCAGCGGAGTCAGCATCGGGCTGGGCCCTGCCCCAGCCCGATGCGCGGGGCCGTTTCGCCGCCTCGGTGCCCGCCGAGCAGGTCGCTGCGGTCCTGGCGGTGCTCCTCCAGGCCGGGGCCCGGGAGCTGACCTGCTCCCCGGTCGCCCTCGATGAGGTCTTCCTGGAGCACTACGAGGTGGCGGCGCGATGAGCACCCCCTCCCCCTCTGTGCCCTCTGTACCCTCTGTGCCACTCGCCGCCTCGCCCGCCCCGCCGCAGGCCCTGCCGTCCCTGCCCGCCGGGTCCGTGGCCCCGATGTCGAGAGCCTCCTCAGGCGCGGTATCGGGTCGGGCGCGATGCACAGCGCCGGACCATGCGGTGCGCAGTATGGCGCACCGGCCGGCCCGTGGGGCGGCGACCGCCCTGCGCGCCGCCTGGCTCTCGGTGCGCCAGGAGCGGGCGTGGCTGGTGGCACTGCCGGCGGTGACGGCGGCGCTGACGGCGCTGCTCTGCCCGGGCTATGGCGATACCTACAGCACCCCGGAGGATCTGGTGGCGGCCGTGGCCTCGGCCCAGGGATCTGCGACCTTGCGCCTGCTCTACGGCACCCTGCCCGAGGCGGCCGGCGTCGTCCAGATCGCCGTGTGGGAGCTGGGGGCGCTGACCTGCCTCATACTGGGCGTGGTCATCAGCCTGCGCGCCGTGGCCCGCTCACGGGGCGATGAGGACCTGGGACGGGCCGAGTTGCTCCATGCCGCGGGCGCGGGGCCCGGCATGCGCCTGGCCGGCCAGGGCCTGGCACTGGCCCTGGAGTGCCTGCTGCTGGGGGCCGGCGCGGGGGCGGGCCTGCTGGCGCTCGATGGGGTCGGGGGCTCCGACGCCGCCACCTATGGGGCCGCGGTGGCGGGGACCTGCCTGGCACTGGTGTGCCCGGCCCTGCTGGTGGCCCAGCTCGTCCAGGACGCCGCCGGGGCGCGGGGCCTGGCCCTCCTGGTACTGGCCCTGGCCTTCCTCGGCTCCGGACTGGATGCCGCCAAGGACTGGCACTGGGCGGGGTGGGCCTCGCCCTTCGGCCTGCGCGCCGCGATGGACCCCGGCGGTGAGAACGACTGGGCCCCCTGGCTGTGGGCGGCCGGCGGAGGCGCGATGCTGCTCGCCGCCACAGCGGCGGTCACCGGGCGCCGGGACCTGGGCCTGGGGGCGCTGCGCTTCCCCCGGCCCGGGGCGGGGCGCCGGCTGCGCGTGTCCGGGCCGGTGGGCCTGGCCCTGGAGCTGGCCTGCGGCCAGTGCCTGGCGTGGGCCGCGACCACCGCCGTGGTCACCGGGCTCCTGGTATCCATGGGCGAGGGCGTGGTGGAGCTGGCCCGTCAGGGCAGTATCGCCGGTGACAGCCCGCTCGTCTCCCTCCTGGAGGGCGCGGATGCCGGACAAGCCTTCCTGGCCTATACCGGGGCTCTCACAGGGGCCTTGACAGCGGCCGAGGCGGTCGGCCTGGTCAGCCGGTACGGCCTGGATGAACTGGCCGGGCGCCTGGAGGCGGCCCGCTCCACCGGTAGCCGTCCCGGCCGCCTGCTGGCGGCCTGGTGGGTCACCGCCTGCCTGGGGGCCGGGGTGGCCCTGGCCGCGGGCTGCCTGGCGGCGGGGATGGTGGGCGCCTCCGCCCTGGGCACTGGTGCCGGGGATGCGCTGCGCCTGGTGGGTGGGCAGTGGCCTGCTGCGGCCGCGGCGGCGGGAGTGGGTGCTGCCCTGTGCGGGTGGGCGCCGCAGTGGCGAGGCCTGGCCTGGCTGCCGGTCCTGGTGGGCCTCGGCATCGCCCAGCTGGGCGGGGTCATGGGCCTGCCGCAGGAGGTCAGGGACGCTGCGCCTTTCGCCCAGGCCGGCGAGGCGGGCTGCCTGTGGCTGGTGGCCATCGCCGTCGTGGGTCTGGCTGCCGGGATGCTGGGGGCTGAGCGCCGCGATATCGCCCTGTCCTCGCAATGTCACCGCTCTGGAGGCAGATGGGCCCCCTGAGTGGGGGCGCATCTGCGCCCAGAGGGGCAAGACCGCGAACGGTGCGGCAGGGCGTCACCGGTGGGGCTTGCGTGCGACGCGACGTCACACCTGAGGATCGGATCATGAGCACGACAGCGTTGATCATCGTGGAGTCCTGCTTCGGGAGCACCCACGCCCTGGCCGAGCAGGTGGCCATGGGCCTGGGCCGGGAGGGGGTGGAGACGGAGCTCATGCCCGCCGCCCAGGCACCGCCCCGGATCAGTGACCGCATCGGGCTGCTCGTCCTGGCCGCCCCCACCCACAACCGGGGCCTGCCCACCCCGGCCTCACGCCGTCAGGCCATGGACAGGGGCGCCAGCGCCGTGGACAGCGGCATCCGGGAGTGGCTGGAGGCGGCGATCATCCCCCAGGGCATGCGCGTGGCCGCCTTCGATACCGTCACACGGCGCGGCTGGCTCCACGGCTCGGCCGCCAGGAGCATCGCCAAGGCCCTGAGCGGCAGGCGTCCGCGGGTCGCCGCCACCAGCTTCCTGGTCGACTCCCGGGGGCCGGTGGCCGGGCAGGAGCAGGAGGCGCGCACCTGGGGACGCACCATCGCCTCCGCGCTCCGGCCCCACTAGAGCGGATTCGCGCCCCCGCCAGGGGCGGATCCGCGCCCAAGAAGGAGAGCCGCAGAGCGCAGCAGGCAGGGGCTAGGTGTAGCGCCACTGGCGCATGTCCTCGTTGTAGACCTCGACGATCCGGGGGTGAAGGAGTGTGGAGGCAGGCATGGACATGGTCACCGCAGGGTGGTCGAGCAGGATGAAGCGCAGCAGCTCCGGGTCCTGATAGGCCAGCCCCCGCGGCAGTGCGCCGGTCAGCAGCAGATCGGGCCTGCGGGTGGACAGCACGAAGCCCCACTCCCCGAAGGAGGGCACATTGATGCTGAAGGGGTAGGTGGTGCGCCCCGGCTGGGCGGCCGCCACGGTGCTGTCCACCGTGGAGAAGGCCCTGGGGGAGAAGAACGAGGAGGTCGCCTGGGTCACCATCACCCCGTCGTCGGAGAGCAGCTGCTCGACCTGCCGGTAGAACTCCACCGAGTAGAGCTTGGCCAGCCGCTCATTGGAGGGGTCGACCAGGTCGATGAGCACCACGTCGTAGTCCTGCCGGCCCGCCTCACCCTCCCCGCCCTGCGAGCCCCCCGCGCCCTCAACGCCTCGCGCGTCCCGGGCACCCCGGGCCTCCTGGGCACGCCGTCCGGCCTCGGAGGTGAAGGCGAAGGCGTCCTGGTTGACCACCTCGACCCGGGGGTCGGACAGGGCGTCGCCGTTGCTCTCGCGCAGCAGGCGGTTGGTGCGCGACAGCGCCGTCATGCGCGGATCGATATCCACCAGGGTGAGGCGCTCCAGTCCCGGGTAGCGCAGGACCTCGCGGGCCAGCAGCCCATCTCCACCGCCCAGGATGAGCACCCTGGCGGGCTCCTCCACGGAGGTCATCGCACTGGCTGAGAAGGTCTCGTGGTAGCGGGCCTCATCCAGGCTGGAGAACTGGAGCTGACCGTTGAGGTAGAGGCGAAGATCCTGCCTGTACTGGGTCAGGACGATCCTCTGGTAGGCGGTCTGCTCGTAGTAGACCACCGGATCCCCATAGGTGCGGGCATCAATGCCTCGCTCCAGGCGATCGGCCCCCAGGAACAGGCCGGTCAGCGCCACCGCGGCGGCCACGCCTGCCACCAGGACCCGGCGCGGCGTGCCCACCTGGATGAGCACCACCATGGCCACCAGCACATTGAGCGCCCCCACCAGGTAGGCCCCGCGCATGAGCCCCAGCTGGGGCAGGAGCACCAGGGGGAAGACGAGGGAGGCCGCCAGCGCCCCGAAGTAGTCCAGGGCCAGGACCCTGCTGACCAGCTCCACCGAGGAGGCCCTGCCGAAGCGCTGGAAGGTCCGCACCAGCAGGGGGATCTCCGCGCCGATGAGCACCCCGATCACCAGGCTGATCGCCCCGAAGACCCACCAGTGGATGTCGGTCAGGCCGAAGGCCGCATACAGGGCGAGCACCGAGTTGCCGCCCACCAGGCCCAGGACGATCTCGTTGACCGCAAAGACCACGGCCGGGTCGCGCCTGACGCGGTTGACCAGCAGCGAGCCGATCCCCATCCCGAACAGGGTGATGCCCATGGCCAGGCTGAAGCTGAGCACCGAGTCGCCGATGAGGTAGGAGGCCGCCGTGCCCAGGATGAGCTCGTAGATGAGGCCGCCCACGGCCACCAGCAGCGCCGCGGCGAACAGGGCCGCGTTCTCCCGCCGGCCATGAGCCGATCGGCCCGCGCGGCCTGCACGCTCATCCCCGCCCTCGCGGTCCGAGCGATCCGCGCGGTGCGCCCGCCCCCGGTCAGCGACACCGCCCGGCTCTCCACCCCCGAGGCGCCCAGGCGGGCGGCCAGCTGCTCGCCCAGGGCGTCGATGGCCTGCCGGCTCATGGCCTTGCAGCTGGTGAGGGTCACGTAGGCCCGGCCTGTCTCGGGCCAGGTGTGGGCGGCGATATGGGACTCCGAGAGCAGGACGACGGCGCTCAGCCCCTGGGGCTCGAAGGAGTGGTGGGTGGCGGCCACCGCCGTCAGGCCCGCCGATACGGCAGCCTCGACCAGTGCGGCATGCACCAGGCCGGGTCATTGAGCGGGCCGTGCGGGGCGCCGTGGAACCCGTAGGTCACGGAGCAGATCCCGGCGCGCATGCGTGGAACAGTAGCACCACCGCACCCGCAGCGCGCCGGCCGGCCGCGACCTGGCGGTGGGGCGCTCAGACGTTGAAGCCCAGGGCTCGCAGCTGCTCGCGGCCCTCGGGGGTGATCTTGTCCGGGCCCCACGGCGGCAGCCACACCCACTGGATGCGCACCTGGTCGGCGAGGCCCACCAGGGCCTGCTGGGCCTGCTCCTCGATGACGTCGGTCAGCGGGCAGGCGGCCGTGGTCAGGGTCATGTCCAGCACCACGGTGCCCTCGGGCTCGATGGACACCCCGTAGAGCAGGCCCAGGTCCACCACGTTGATGCCCAGCTCGGGGTCGATGACGTCGCGCAGGGCCTCCTCGACCGCTGCCGCATCCACCTGGGCCTGCCCGACGGCGCCGGCGGGCAGGTGCTGGGCCGCCATGGGGTTGGCCGCCTCCGCAGGGGCTGCAGGGGCTGGGGAGGCTGCAGGGGTCGTGGTGCCGTCCGGGCCTGCGCCCGGGGTGTGCTCGTTCATGTCTTCTCCTTGGGGGCGGTGCGGGGAGTCAGGAGCCGGAGGGCTCGACGGCGGGCAGGGCGGTGCCGGACTTGGCCAGGGCGTCCTTGAGGGCCATCCAGCCCAGCAGGGCGCACTTGACGCGGTTGGGGTACTTCGAGGTCCCCTCGAAGGCGGCGGCGTCCTCAAGGTCATCGAGGACCGCCTCGTCCACTCCCCGGCCGCGCGAGTGCATGAGCTCGTTGAACTCCGCCTCCAGTCGGGCCACGGTAGCCAGGTCGGCGCCGGTGACCAGGTCGTGCATGACGGAGATGGAGGCCTGGGAGATGGAGCAGCCCTCCCCCTGCCAGCCCACGGCCACGATCCGCCCGTCGCGGACGCTGACCCCCAGGGTCACCTCATCCCCGCAGGTGGGGTTGACCTGGTGGCTGGTGGCATCGGGGGCCTCCAGGGCGCCGCAGCCGTGGCGCTCCCGGGAGTGGTCGAGGATGACCTGCTGGTAGAGCTGATCGAGCTCGTTCATGCTCACCTCTGGAAGTAGCGCCGGACGTCGGTGACGGCCGACAGGAAGCGGTCGACCTCCCCCACAGTAGAGCAGGGCCCCAGGGATGCTCGAGAGGAGGCGTGGATGCCGGCATGGGCGTGGATGGGCTGGGCGCAGTGGTGGCCGGTGCGCACGGCGACCCCGGCGGCGTCCAGGACCTGGCCGACGTCGTGGGGGTGGACGCCCTCGATGGTGAAGGCCACCACGCCCAGGCGCTCGCGGGTGTCGTGGGGGCCCAGGATCCGGACCCCGGGGGTGCGCTCCAGGCCCTCCAGGAGCCGGCCGGCCAGGAGCGTCTCGGTGGCGTGGAGCCGGCCCAGGCCGATGCGCCCCACGTAGTCCACGGCGGCATGCCAGCCGGCGGCCTGGGCCAGGGGCTGGCTGCCGGCCTCGAAGCGGGCCGGGCCGCTCATGTAGGTGGAGGAGGTCATGGTCACCACCTCGATCATGGATCCGCCGGTGAGCACGGGGGGCATGGCCTCCAGGAGCTCCTCGGTGGCCACCAGCGCCCCGATGCCGGTGGGCCCGCACATCTTGTGGCTGGACAGGACCATGGCGTCCACGCCGGCGGCGGCCAGGGCCGCGAAGTCCAGGGGCAGGTGGGCGGCGGACTGGCAGGTGTCCAGCACCACCAGGGCGCCCGCCTCCCTGGCCCGCGGCAGGATCCGCTCCAGGGGCGTGATGGCCCCGGTGACATTGGAGGCGTGGGTCAGGGCCACCACCCGGGTGCGCTCGCTGATGACGCCCAGGGTGCCCAGGTCGATACGGCCCTGGGGGTCCAGGTCGAGCCAGCGCAGGGCCGCCCCGGTGCGGGCGCACAGCTCCTGCCAGGGCACGAGGTTGGCGTGGTGCTCGGCGCGGCTGACGACGACCTCGTCGCCCGGGCCGATGGCCAGGCGGCGGGCGGGATCGGCCGCATCGCGCGTGAGTGCCCCGCTGGCGGCGCCCCGGCCCGCCGAGGCGTGCCCGATGGCCAGGGCCACCAGGTTGAGGGCCTCGGTGGCGTTCTTGGTGAAGACCAGCTCCCCGGGCCGGGCCCCCACGAAGCCGGCCACCGCCTCGCGGGCGTCCTCCCAGGTGGCGGTGGCCTCGTCGGCCAGCTGGTAGGTCGAGCGCCCGGCCGCCCCGTTGGAGCGGAGATAGAAGTCCTCCTCGGCGGCGATGACGCCCCTCGGCTTCTGGCTGGTGGCGGCCCAGTCCAGGTAGGCCAGGGGCTCGCCGTTGCGGGCGGGGCGCTCCAGGTAGGGGAAGTCGGCGCGGATGCCCTCGATCTCCTGGGCGCTGAGCGGCTCAGGGGCGCGGGCCGCCGGGGCGCCCGGGTGCGGGGTGGAACGGGTCATCTGCTGCCTTCCGGATCGTGGGCTCGTGGTGCCGGGCTCAGGGGCGGGGCCGGTGGGCCCCGCCCCGGGCGGCCTCAACGCAGGTAGCGGTCGTAGCCCTCCTCCTCCAGGCGGTCGGCCAGGTCGGGGCCGCCCTCCTCGGCCACGCGCCCGTCGACGAAGACGTGGACGAAGTCGGGCTTGATGTAGCGCAGGATGCGCGTGTAGTGGGTGATGAGGAGGAAGCCCGCGTCGGACTCGTCGTGGAGGCGGTTGACGCCCTCGGAGACGATGCGCAGGGCATCGACGTCCAGGCCGGAGTCGGTCTCGTCCAGGACGGCGAAGCGGGGCCGCAGCAGCTCCATCTGGAGGATCTCGAAGCGCTTCTTCTCCCCCCCGGAGAAGCCGGTGTTGACGTCGCGCTGGGAGAAGGCGGGGTCGATGCGCAGGCGCTCCATGGCGGCATTGACCTCGCCCACCCACTGGCGGACCTTGGGGGCCTGTCCGTCGATGGCGGTCTTGGCGGTGCGCAGGAAGTTGGCCACTGTCACTCCGGGGACCTCCACGGGGTACTGCATGGCCAGGAACAGGCCCGCCCGGGCGCGCTCGTCCACGCTGAGCTCGAGCAGGTCGACGCCGTCGAGCAGGACCTGGCCCTCGGTGATCTCGTAGTCGGGGTGGCCGGCGATGGAGTAGGCCAGGGTGGACTTGCCCGAGCCGTTGGGGCCCATGATGGCGTGCACCTGGTTGGACTCGATGGTCAGGTCCGCGCCCTTGAGGATGGGCTTGGGGCCGTCATTGGTCTCCACCTGGACGTGGAGGTTCTTGATCTGCAGGGTGCTCATGAGTGTTCTTTCAGGTCTTGGGTCAGGGGTGGTCTGGGGTGTCTCAGTCCTGCGGCGACTGACGCGCCTCGATGACGCCGGTGAGCTCCAGCTCGTGCTCGATGGCGCTCATGAGGCGCTCCTCGACCTCGGGCACGCCGATCTCGGCGACGATCTCGTTGAAG belongs to Actinomyces capricornis and includes:
- a CDS encoding quinone-dependent dihydroorotate dehydrogenase, which codes for MLYDLLYKTVLTRIDPELTHDMCLGAIRATSRIPIVRDVVRQMWGRRPAFAVPSAGQGGPLSRPVPGILGLAAGMDKEGEAVEGLDMLGFGFIEVGTFTARAQEGNERPRLWRYPATRAIRNRMGFNNSGADEAARRLRELRSTVRGRSIVVGANIGKTKTTALADAVEDYRYSASRVARWVDYLVVNVSSPNTPGLRSLQSVESLRPILAAVRQAADAAAGRRVPLLVKIAPDLADEDIDAVAGLVLDMGLDGVVATNTTIDHDLGEGGLSGAPLLPRALEVVRRLRQRLGEGPTIIGVGGISSIMDAELMLDAGADLLQAYSAFIYNGPAWPGRINRALATGGAAAR
- the ypfJ gene encoding KPN_02809 family neutral zinc metallopeptidase, which codes for MSFNRDIQLDPNRVSTRSGGGRGVVVGGGSILTVIAVVLISQLTGVDLSGLVGAQQAPAGQATSSTIDTSMCTDGQAANDYTQCRMIATAESLDAVWEGQLPAQGGPGYRRPDFVLWDGSQVSSACGTASSSVGPFYCSGDESVYLDMTFFSDMERTLGAKDTPLGQEYIVAHEFGHHIQHLTGTMAAADRSGTGANSDSVRLELQADCYAGMWVHYASTTPDPETGQPFLARPTTEEITGAINAAEAVGDDHIQERHAGRVNADSWTHGSSEQRVRWFTTGMEQGSLQACDTFSVPAGQL
- the sufU gene encoding Fe-S cluster assembly sulfur transfer protein SufU, whose product is MNELDQLYQQVILDHSRERHGCGALEAPDATSHQVNPTCGDEVTLGVSVRDGRIVAVGWQGEGCSISQASISVMHDLVTGADLATVARLEAEFNELMHSRGRGVDEAVLDDLEDAAAFEGTSKYPNRVKCALLGWMALKDALAKSGTALPAVEPSGS
- a CDS encoding SufS family cysteine desulfurase, translated to MTRSTPHPGAPAARAPEPLSAQEIEGIRADFPYLERPARNGEPLAYLDWAATSQKPRGVIAAEEDFYLRSNGAAGRSTYQLADEATATWEDAREAVAGFVGARPGELVFTKNATEALNLVALAIGHASAGRGAASGALTRDAADPARRLAIGPGDEVVVSRAEHHANLVPWQELCARTGAALRWLDLDPQGRIDLGTLGVISERTRVVALTHASNVTGAITPLERILPRAREAGALVVLDTCQSAAHLPLDFAALAAAGVDAMVLSSHKMCGPTGIGALVATEELLEAMPPVLTGGSMIEVVTMTSSTYMSGPARFEAGSQPLAQAAGWHAAVDYVGRIGLGRLHATETLLAGRLLEGLERTPGVRILGPHDTRERLGVVAFTIEGVHPHDVGQVLDAAGVAVRTGHHCAQPIHAHAGIHASSRASLGPCSTVGEVDRFLSAVTDVRRYFQR
- a CDS encoding polyamine aminopropyltransferase, which gives rise to MGGLIYELILGTAASYLIGDSVLSFSLAMGITLFGMGIGSLLVNRVRRDPAVVFAVNEIVLGLVGGNSVLALYAAFGLTDIHWWVFGAISLVIGVLIGAEIPLLVRTFQRFGRASSVELVSRVLALDYFGALAASLVFPLVLLPQLGLMRGAYLVGALNVLVAMVVLIQVGTPRRVLVAGVAAAVALTGLFLGADRLERGIDARTYGDPVVYYEQTAYQRIVLTQYRQDLRLYLNGQLQFSSLDEARYHETFSASAMTSVEEPARVLILGGGDGLLAREVLRYPGLERLTLVDIDPRMTALSRTNRLLRESNGDALSDPRVEVVNQDAFAFTSEAGRRAQEARGARDARGVEGAGGSQGGEGEAGRQDYDVVLIDLVDPSNERLAKLYSVEFYRQVEQLLSDDGVMVTQATSSFFSPRAFSTVDSTVAAAQPGRTTYPFSINVPSFGEWGFVLSTRRPDLLLTGALPRGLAYQDPELLRFILLDHPAVTMSMPASTLLHPRIVEVYNEDMRQWRYT
- a CDS encoding metal-sulfur cluster assembly factor, which produces MAAQHLPAGAVGQAQVDAAAVEEALRDVIDPELGINVVDLGLLYGVSIEPEGTVVLDMTLTTAACPLTDVIEEQAQQALVGLADQVRIQWVWLPPWGPDKITPEGREQLRALGFNV
- a CDS encoding flavodoxin family protein, which translates into the protein MSTTALIIVESCFGSTHALAEQVAMGLGREGVETELMPAAQAPPRISDRIGLLVLAAPTHNRGLPTPASRRQAMDRGASAVDSGIREWLEAAIIPQGMRVAAFDTVTRRGWLHGSAARSIAKALSGRRPRVAATSFLVDSRGPVAGQEQEARTWGRTIASALRPH
- a CDS encoding ABC transporter ATP-binding protein; this encodes MTISALTSTSSSRPSPAIDVCGLVKAFGPLRALDGLDLSVPAGQVHGFLGPNGAGKSTTIRVLLGMYRRDAGAVRVLGMDPRHDAGAITRATAYVPGDVALWPGLTGAQTLDALAGLRGGRDRRREEELVEAFSLDPSKPVRSYSKGNRQKVMLVAALAAPCELLILDEPTSGLDPLQSEVFMRCVRQVADKGRTVLLSSHIMAEVDRLCDAVTIIKDGRAVECGPLAQLRHLRASRLACLLPPGTVLAWERAVGRGRPEPPRPGCPERAGHRRDGAMVGGWRGRLARRLQRRPGGGEPAGALPRAASQPAGTAGCAGAAESASGWALPQPDARGRFAASVPAEQVAAVLAVLLQAGARELTCSPVALDEVFLEHYEVAAR
- a CDS encoding MerR family transcriptional regulator, with translation MRVAEIAELTGTTVRTVRYYHSLGLLPVPPQRGGWRDYGLGHVARLSRIRWLVQAGVPLESIGRILNGDAPAGGTDRAGGGPHGERASSGGGGNGARGTDDRTNAGAGGRTDDHDSDAAGRVAADLAGALEAVERSLAEATRQREMLICLLERAREGLTVSPMTPRMAAFFDRLEAAAPDERTRAAVRRERDVVELACYRGQMPPEAEALFLAPQPQEEAGILEAYGQDASAMSDEQIEERVRANIRRLESMLGPLRARALARSVDREAVRAFFRLASRVEPFDARMGAAMERGLLAAIDRWSAEA